One part of the Methylobacterium mesophilicum SR1.6/6 genome encodes these proteins:
- a CDS encoding PilZ domain-containing protein codes for MSHSSRSIGTFVERRASERKPTALLAFAQHANGWRFPCQVKNISDRGAMLEFLGTQAVMLEDAFDLVLANAETRYSVKLIWRKERTAGVVFCPEPE; via the coding sequence ATGTCCCACAGCAGCAGGTCCATCGGCACCTTCGTCGAGCGACGCGCGTCCGAGCGGAAGCCGACCGCCCTGCTGGCTTTCGCGCAGCATGCGAACGGGTGGCGCTTTCCCTGCCAAGTGAAGAACATCTCCGATCGTGGCGCGATGCTGGAATTTCTCGGCACGCAGGCGGTGATGCTGGAGGACGCGTTCGACTTGGTCTTGGCCAACGCGGAGACGCGCTATTCGGTCAAGCTCATCTGGCGGAAGGAGCGAACGGCCGGTGTCGTGTTCTGTCCCGAGCCCGAGTGA
- a CDS encoding alginate O-acetyltransferase AlgX-related protein, which yields MTSGNGVAVGQDGWLYWVGRAREVETFYGDTVTSRRILQRWARLIDGRARRLDRLGIRHAHTVVPDKLAVYPDLLGRPFPGVDDPPGVRLARLTQTPMVDLMAPLLAARAEEPVYLRTDTHWSYRGYLVAYRALCEALDAPVAEHVFAGTHARERFTFDLGEKLSPAVAEDYVAYDFPRRAGRIDANALVHVRESGRTVRPRGLFVGSRVVLRNPQAADPRRLVLFGDSYIYNPGARLTAMLAETFAEVHAIWSANIDWAYVEAVHPDAFLFEIAERFLRQVPTDRIRIDAFAAARARRAVTPPLRERLKRWLR from the coding sequence ATGACGAGCGGCAACGGCGTAGCGGTCGGGCAGGATGGCTGGCTTTACTGGGTCGGACGGGCCCGGGAGGTCGAAACCTTCTACGGCGACACCGTCACCTCCCGCCGGATCCTTCAGCGCTGGGCGCGCCTGATCGACGGGCGCGCGCGCCGGCTGGACCGGCTCGGGATCCGCCACGCGCACACCGTGGTTCCCGACAAGCTCGCGGTCTACCCGGACCTGCTCGGTCGTCCCTTCCCCGGTGTCGACGATCCGCCGGGGGTCCGGCTGGCGCGGCTGACGCAGACCCCGATGGTTGACCTGATGGCGCCGCTCCTGGCAGCCCGGGCGGAAGAGCCCGTCTACCTGCGCACCGATACCCATTGGTCCTATCGCGGGTATCTCGTCGCCTACCGGGCTCTCTGCGAGGCCCTGGATGCCCCGGTTGCCGAGCATGTGTTCGCGGGCACACATGCGCGGGAGCGCTTCACCTTCGACCTCGGCGAGAAGCTCAGCCCGGCGGTCGCGGAGGACTACGTCGCCTACGACTTCCCAAGGCGTGCCGGACGGATCGACGCGAACGCCCTGGTGCATGTCCGTGAGAGCGGTCGAACGGTCAGGCCCCGGGGGCTGTTCGTCGGCTCCCGGGTCGTGCTGCGCAACCCTCAGGCCGCCGATCCCCGCCGGTTGGTGCTGTTCGGCGACTCGTACATCTACAACCCGGGTGCGCGCCTCACCGCCATGCTGGCGGAGACGTTCGCCGAAGTGCACGCGATTTGGTCGGCGAATATCGATTGGGCCTATGTCGAGGCGGTGCACCCGGACGCGTTTCTCTTCGAGATCGCCGAGCGGTTCCTGCGCCAAGTCCCCACGGATCGGATCCGCATCGACGCTTTTGCGGCAGCGCGTGCGCGACGGGCCGTCACGCCGCCCCTGCGCGAGCGTCTCAAGCGCTGGCTTCGGTAG
- a CDS encoding peptidase inhibitor family I36 protein, which produces MQQFVMWRPRCQQQGRDGTIGEDEMAAGALADPAVDPQVESRRALAPPLLLAVGWIGLFAYCAAYLTEDMPFRKTATPMVGEPLIDQTEDLPRHMIAVAAPEPAVPATPAAATPPSSQAVMAQAAVPAAPIRPALAADYVGTWGPTAEACGLPSRRHGYIQATITPDRAKAGDTVCSFRETHRAGSGWTMAADCSDRDKRWSSQVRLMVDGDRLTWSSAWGTSAYVRCNRRSG; this is translated from the coding sequence TTGCAGCAATTCGTGATGTGGCGCCCGCGCTGCCAGCAGCAGGGGCGCGACGGGACGATCGGGGAGGACGAGATGGCGGCGGGAGCCTTGGCCGATCCGGCCGTCGATCCTCAGGTCGAAAGCCGACGCGCGCTCGCTCCGCCACTTCTGCTTGCCGTCGGGTGGATCGGCCTCTTCGCCTATTGTGCGGCTTACCTGACCGAGGATATGCCGTTCCGGAAGACGGCGACCCCGATGGTCGGTGAACCGCTGATCGACCAGACCGAGGATCTGCCGCGCCACATGATCGCGGTCGCGGCTCCCGAACCGGCCGTGCCTGCGACCCCGGCCGCGGCGACACCACCAAGCTCACAGGCCGTGATGGCGCAGGCCGCGGTGCCGGCGGCTCCGATTCGGCCGGCCCTCGCGGCAGATTATGTCGGAACCTGGGGCCCGACCGCGGAGGCCTGCGGCCTGCCCTCGCGGCGTCATGGTTACATCCAGGCGACGATCACCCCCGACCGCGCCAAAGCAGGCGACACCGTCTGCAGCTTCCGCGAGACCCACCGCGCCGGCAGCGGATGGACGATGGCGGCCGATTGCAGTGACCGCGACAAGCGCTGGTCCTCCCAGGTTCGGCTGATGGTGGATGGCGACCGCCTGACATGGTCGAGTGCCTGGGGGACCTCGGCCTATGTTCGCTGCAACCGCCGTTCCGGCTGA
- a CDS encoding Arm DNA-binding domain-containing protein, producing the protein MARELNRLSARRVQTLNEPGRHADGGGLDLVIEPSGSRRWAMLYQVRGNRRERGFGSGNAVSLARAPEMAADARAQIAEGIDPIDAKAAAVAPPPLPAPVTFADVAVT; encoded by the coding sequence ATGGCGCGCGAGCTCAACCGCCTTTCGGCTCGCAGGGTCCAGACGCTGAACGAGCCCGGCCGGCACGCCGACGGCGGCGGCCTCGACCTCGTAATCGAGCCTAGCGGATCGAGGCGTTGGGCGATGCTCTACCAAGTGCGAGGCAACCGTCGCGAGAGGGGCTTCGGCTCCGGAAATGCGGTGTCCCTGGCCCGGGCACCCGAGATGGCCGCGGACGCCCGTGCGCAGATCGCCGAGGGCATCGACCCGATCGACGCGAAGGCTGCGGCGGTCGCGCCCCCGCCCCTGCCGGCACCGGTCACGTTCGCCGACGTGGCCGTGACCTAG
- a CDS encoding tyrosine-type recombinase/integrase produces the protein MTTRHKIAGVKRFWSAKAGKTYYYHRASGARIHSEPGTAAFVSEVDRLNQAWKAKAVAKNTLGHLIAEYRKTPEYLRLKPITKADYERVLIMFEKAGGMPLSAITRAQVFTWRNQAFAKHKRRFANYVVQVLSRMLGVGVNLGLLETNPALRVEKIRKATGEKHRNRPWTSDEREAVLSAAPIQLKAPLAFMRYLGARLGDVRTMPAAAYQDGMITFRTGKGDVEVCVPCPAPLAAILDQRLPSRTHLFVTSEGTPWTDGGWNASWRKLRTRLEDAGKVRPGLTAHGLRHSVATDLRELGKTDREIADILGQRTTYATPVYHRTADMKRSNARVMGELHGDDRSDEKSNSVANLPS, from the coding sequence GTGACGACACGACACAAGATCGCGGGCGTGAAGCGGTTCTGGTCCGCGAAGGCCGGGAAGACCTATTACTACCACCGAGCGAGCGGTGCCCGCATCCATTCCGAGCCGGGCACGGCGGCCTTCGTTAGTGAGGTTGACCGGCTCAACCAGGCCTGGAAGGCGAAGGCCGTCGCCAAGAACACGCTGGGCCACCTTATCGCGGAATACCGGAAGACGCCGGAGTACCTGCGGCTGAAGCCCATCACGAAGGCCGACTACGAGCGCGTCCTGATTATGTTCGAGAAGGCCGGCGGCATGCCGCTCTCGGCGATCACGCGGGCGCAGGTATTCACATGGCGGAATCAGGCGTTCGCCAAGCACAAGCGTCGGTTCGCGAACTACGTGGTGCAGGTTCTCTCCCGCATGCTCGGCGTCGGCGTGAACCTCGGCCTGTTGGAGACGAACCCGGCGCTGCGCGTGGAGAAGATCCGCAAGGCGACCGGCGAGAAGCATCGGAACAGGCCCTGGACGAGCGACGAGCGTGAAGCCGTGCTCTCGGCCGCGCCGATCCAGTTGAAGGCACCGCTCGCCTTCATGCGCTATCTCGGCGCGCGATTGGGCGATGTGCGCACGATGCCGGCGGCCGCGTATCAGGACGGGATGATCACCTTCCGGACGGGGAAGGGCGACGTCGAGGTGTGCGTGCCGTGTCCGGCGCCGCTCGCTGCGATCCTCGACCAGCGCCTCCCGAGCCGGACGCACCTGTTCGTGACGTCTGAGGGCACGCCCTGGACCGATGGCGGTTGGAACGCCTCGTGGCGCAAGCTGCGCACGCGACTGGAAGATGCGGGCAAGGTGCGTCCCGGCCTCACGGCGCACGGGCTACGACACAGCGTCGCGACTGATCTGCGCGAGCTGGGAAAAACGGATCGGGAGATCGCCGACATCCTCGGCCAGCGCACAACCTACGCCACGCCGGTCTACCACCGGACCGCCGACATGAAGCGCTCAAATGCGCGCGTGATGGGCGAGTTGCACGGGGATGACCGTTCCGACGAAAAGTCAAACTCGGTGGCAAACTTGCCGAGTTGA